One Desulfovibrio sp. JC010 genomic window carries:
- a CDS encoding TetR/AcrR family transcriptional regulator — translation MAKAKAGRPRSEQARELILGATHELLRENSGAGLNIEAIARRAGVGKPTIYRWWPSLADVVLEALLQQAGEQITVPEYDTFGETLRGFLSVSMQAIEHGAGIHLRFLMAQAQKDDEFRQRFESNFVTERRTVLRSIFLRAQENGQIPAGRNPDILVDMVFGAMWYRLLVGHAPMDDQFAAELTEVVMAALG, via the coding sequence GGCAAAAGCAGGCCGTCCCAGAAGTGAGCAGGCGCGGGAGTTGATCCTCGGTGCAACCCATGAGCTTCTACGTGAAAACAGTGGGGCGGGATTGAATATTGAGGCTATTGCCAGGCGGGCCGGAGTAGGTAAACCGACCATCTACCGCTGGTGGCCGTCACTTGCTGATGTGGTACTGGAAGCGTTGCTTCAGCAGGCTGGAGAGCAAATTACGGTTCCGGAATATGATACCTTCGGTGAAACTCTGCGCGGCTTTTTAAGTGTTTCCATGCAGGCTATTGAGCATGGCGCGGGAATCCATCTGCGTTTTCTGATGGCTCAGGCTCAGAAGGATGATGAGTTCCGCCAACGCTTTGAAAGTAATTTTGTTACTGAACGTCGCACTGTTTTGCGTTCGATTTTCCTTCGGGCGCAGGAAAATGGGCAAATCCCTGCCGGCAGGAATCCGGACATTCTTGTGGATATGGTCTTCGGTGCCATGTGGTACCGCCTTCTGGTCGGTCACGCACCCATGGACGATCAGTTTGCCGCAGAACTTACCGAAGTGGTTATGGCGGCTCTTGGGTAG
- a CDS encoding LysE family translocator has protein sequence MISYEFLITALVVVLIPGTGVIYTVSNGLFLGKKASLAAAAGCTAGILPHLTASVLGLSAILHMSALTFQLMKYTGAAYLLYLAWLTWRDTGGLSFSNPGNDKTIPLQQIAKRGFLINILNPKLSIFFLAFLPIFVPQEASSPTLHMMLLSAIFMLMTFVVFIFYGLCATKVRAYVLASPKIIRRMQKSFALIFASLGLKLAAAEQ, from the coding sequence ATGATCAGCTACGAGTTCCTGATTACAGCACTGGTGGTGGTACTCATACCGGGCACCGGGGTAATCTACACAGTTTCCAATGGACTTTTTCTGGGCAAAAAAGCCAGCCTTGCCGCTGCGGCAGGATGTACTGCCGGAATTCTCCCTCATCTGACAGCATCGGTTCTGGGTCTGTCCGCCATCCTGCATATGAGCGCACTCACATTCCAGCTGATGAAATATACCGGGGCGGCCTACCTGCTCTATCTGGCATGGTTGACCTGGCGTGATACAGGCGGCTTAAGCTTCAGCAATCCCGGAAACGACAAAACAATTCCGCTGCAGCAGATTGCGAAACGGGGTTTTCTCATTAATATTCTCAACCCCAAATTATCAATTTTCTTTCTTGCCTTTCTGCCCATTTTCGTACCGCAGGAAGCCAGCTCCCCCACTCTGCATATGATGCTTTTAAGCGCGATTTTTATGCTTATGACCTTTGTTGTATTCATTTTTTACGGCCTTTGCGCCACAAAAGTGCGTGCCTATGTACTGGCTTCCCCCAAAATTATTCGCCGCATGCAGAAATCTTTTGCACTTATCTTTGCATCGCTGGGGCTGAAGCTGGCAGCAGCCGAACAATAG